Proteins co-encoded in one Streptomyces sp. SLBN-31 genomic window:
- a CDS encoding Fur family transcriptional regulator → MTTAGPPVKGRATRQRAAVAAALDEVDEFRSAQELHDMLKHKGDSVGLTTVYRTLQSLADAGEVDVLRTSEGESVYRRCSSGEHHHHLVCRVCGKAVEVEGPAVEKWAEAIAAEHGYVNVAHTVEIFGTCAECAAAGN, encoded by the coding sequence GTGACGACCGCTGGACCGCCCGTGAAGGGCCGCGCCACCCGGCAGCGTGCCGCCGTGGCGGCGGCCCTCGACGAGGTCGACGAGTTCCGCAGCGCGCAGGAGCTCCACGACATGCTCAAGCACAAGGGCGACTCGGTCGGTCTGACCACCGTGTACCGCACCCTGCAGTCCCTCGCCGACGCCGGCGAGGTCGACGTCCTGCGCACCTCCGAGGGCGAGTCCGTCTACCGCCGCTGCTCCTCCGGCGAGCACCACCACCATCTGGTCTGCCGGGTGTGCGGCAAGGCCGTCGAGGTCGAGGGACCCGCCGTGGAGAAGTGGGCGGAGGCGATCGCCGCCGAGCACGGGTACGTGAACGTGGCCCACACCGTGGAGATCTTCGGCACCTGCGCGGAGTGCGCCGCCGCCGGGAACTGA
- a CDS encoding YcxB family protein has product MVMDMGRDAEQGVVELTYQPVMGDFVGALRERNRLRKRGWVRSWAVGLLAFAFVLNAALSAAGRDRSDWFLLIWMPLTLVLLLLTPRLQARAFLKLAARNGTYRATVTDAGLTMATDNTTTSVKWAAQPRYRETKDAFLTYSDDKNASCFTVLPKRGLAAPADTDRLRAILDRHLARV; this is encoded by the coding sequence ATGGTCATGGACATGGGGCGGGACGCCGAGCAGGGCGTGGTCGAGCTGACGTATCAGCCGGTCATGGGGGATTTCGTGGGGGCGCTGAGGGAGCGCAACCGGCTCAGGAAGCGGGGATGGGTGCGGTCCTGGGCCGTCGGCCTGCTGGCGTTCGCCTTCGTGTTGAACGCCGCGCTCTCCGCGGCGGGGCGGGACAGGTCCGACTGGTTTCTGCTGATCTGGATGCCCCTGACGCTGGTTCTGCTGCTTCTCACCCCGAGACTTCAGGCCCGCGCGTTCCTCAAGCTCGCCGCCCGCAACGGCACTTACCGTGCGACCGTGACGGACGCCGGGCTGACGATGGCGACCGACAACACCACGACGTCGGTGAAGTGGGCGGCGCAGCCCCGCTATCGGGAGACGAAGGACGCGTTCCTCACCTACAGCGACGACAAGAACGCCAGCTGCTTCACGGTGCTGCCCAAGCGGGGCCTCGCCGCCCCCGCCGACACGGACCGGCTGCGTGCGATCCTCGACCGCCACCTGGCCCGCGTCTGA
- a CDS encoding isoprenyl transferase, whose product MVVRGILGSRRREYKAPEPHPSGARAPKLPGELVPNHVAIVMDGNGRWAKERGLPRTEGHKVGAERVVDVLQGAIEMGVGSISLYAFSTENWKRSPDEVRFLMNFNRDFIRKSRDTLDQLGVRVRWVGRMPKLWKSVAKELQIAQEQTKDNDRLTLYFCMNYGGRAEIADAAQAMAEDVKAGRLDPSKINEKTLAKYLYYPDMPDVDLFLRPSGEQRTSNYLIWQSAYAEMVFQDVLWPDFDRRDLWRACVEFASRDRRFGGAVPNEQLLAMEAAMRGNDPAE is encoded by the coding sequence ATGGTCGTACGCGGGATCCTGGGAAGCCGGCGCCGCGAGTACAAGGCACCCGAGCCGCACCCGTCCGGCGCCCGCGCGCCGAAGCTCCCGGGCGAGCTGGTCCCGAACCATGTGGCCATCGTCATGGACGGCAACGGCCGCTGGGCGAAGGAGCGCGGACTGCCCCGCACGGAGGGCCACAAGGTCGGCGCCGAGCGGGTGGTGGACGTCCTGCAGGGCGCGATCGAGATGGGCGTCGGCAGCATCTCCCTCTACGCCTTCTCCACCGAGAACTGGAAGCGCTCGCCCGACGAGGTCCGCTTCCTGATGAACTTCAACCGCGACTTCATCCGCAAGAGCCGTGACACGCTCGACCAACTCGGCGTCCGGGTGCGGTGGGTGGGCCGGATGCCCAAGCTGTGGAAGTCGGTCGCCAAGGAGCTCCAGATCGCCCAGGAGCAGACCAAGGACAACGACCGGCTGACCCTGTACTTCTGCATGAACTACGGCGGCCGCGCCGAGATCGCCGACGCCGCGCAGGCCATGGCCGAGGACGTGAAGGCCGGCCGGCTCGACCCGTCGAAGATCAACGAGAAGACCCTCGCCAAGTACCTGTACTACCCGGACATGCCGGACGTGGACCTGTTCCTGCGGCCCAGCGGCGAGCAGCGCACCTCCAACTACCTGATCTGGCAGAGCGCCTACGCCGAGATGGTCTTCCAGGACGTGCTGTGGCCCGACTTCGACCGCCGCGACCTGTGGCGGGCCTGCGTCGAGTTCGCCTCCCGCGACCGCCGCTTCGGCGGCGCCGTCCCGAACGAGCAACTGCTGGCCATGGAGGCCGCGATGCGGGGCAACGACCCCGCCGAGTAG
- the recO gene encoding DNA repair protein RecO, which yields MSLFRDDGIVLRTQKLGEADRIITLLTRGHGRVRAVARGVRRTKSKFGARLEPFSHVDVQFFARGSELVGRGLPLCTQSETIAPYGGGIVTDYARYTAGTVMLETAERFTDHEGEPAVQQYLLLVGALRTLARGEHAPHLVLDAFLLRSLAVNGYAPSFSDCAKCGMPGPNRFFSVASGGSVCVDCRVAGSVVPSPQTLELLAALLTGDWETADACEPRYVREGSGLVSAYLHWHMERGLRSLRYVEK from the coding sequence ATGAGTCTTTTCCGGGACGACGGCATCGTCCTGCGCACCCAGAAACTGGGCGAGGCGGACCGGATCATCACGCTGCTCACGCGCGGGCACGGGCGGGTGCGGGCCGTGGCCCGGGGGGTGCGGCGGACCAAGTCCAAGTTCGGGGCGCGTCTGGAACCGTTCTCCCACGTCGACGTGCAGTTCTTCGCGCGGGGCAGCGAGCTGGTGGGGCGCGGGCTGCCGCTGTGCACACAGAGCGAGACCATCGCCCCGTACGGCGGGGGGATCGTGACCGACTACGCCCGCTACACCGCCGGTACGGTCATGCTGGAGACCGCCGAGCGGTTCACCGACCACGAGGGCGAACCGGCCGTGCAGCAGTACCTGCTGCTCGTCGGTGCCCTGCGGACCCTGGCCCGCGGCGAGCACGCCCCGCACCTCGTGCTGGACGCCTTCCTGCTGCGCTCCCTCGCCGTCAACGGCTACGCCCCCAGCTTCAGCGACTGCGCGAAGTGCGGGATGCCGGGGCCGAACCGCTTCTTCTCCGTCGCCTCCGGCGGCTCGGTGTGCGTGGACTGCCGGGTGGCCGGCAGCGTCGTACCGTCCCCGCAGACCCTGGAACTCCTCGCCGCGCTGCTTACGGGAGACTGGGAGACCGCGGACGCGTGCGAGCCGCGGTACGTGCGGGAGGGGAGCGGGCTGGTGTCCGCCTATCTGCACTGGCACATGGAACGCGGGCTGCGTTCGCTTCGTTACGTAGAGAAGTAA
- a CDS encoding DUF1266 domain-containing protein, which produces MGLWNIRRWTKPKPRTGRRYPTPLTAHQLWMVSLSAPVSRDHDASRTTLYPFTRIDDDGARGWLADQWEITSREELVDRLDGLSRSGYRARAQRLLGVSPLAWDAALYVDIARRGFAAGLIAEAEAWTALKNIVPSVVSAYSSWQEYADHYLLGRKVWRDGLEAARDPSPPAPQTVADAHLRALLDPANRASPWNLAPWDTISRPDRAR; this is translated from the coding sequence ATGGGTCTGTGGAACATACGGAGATGGACGAAGCCGAAGCCGCGCACCGGCAGGCGGTACCCCACCCCGCTCACCGCGCACCAGCTGTGGATGGTGTCGCTGAGCGCCCCGGTGAGCCGTGACCACGACGCCTCCCGCACGACCCTGTACCCCTTCACCCGCATCGACGACGACGGCGCCCGCGGCTGGCTGGCCGACCAGTGGGAGATCACCTCGCGGGAGGAACTCGTCGACCGGCTCGACGGGCTGTCCCGCAGCGGCTACCGGGCCCGCGCCCAGCGGCTGCTCGGCGTCTCGCCGCTCGCCTGGGACGCCGCGCTGTACGTCGACATCGCCCGGCGCGGTTTCGCCGCCGGGCTGATCGCCGAGGCCGAGGCCTGGACCGCGCTGAAGAACATCGTGCCGTCGGTGGTGTCGGCGTACTCCTCCTGGCAGGAGTACGCCGACCACTACCTGCTGGGGCGCAAGGTGTGGCGGGACGGGCTGGAGGCCGCCCGGGACCCCTCCCCGCCCGCCCCGCAGACCGTCGCCGACGCACACCTGCGCGCCCTCCTGGACCCGGCGAACCGCGCCAGCCCCTGGAACCTGGCCCCCTGGGACACCATCAGTCGCCCCGACCGGGCACGCTGA
- a CDS encoding DUF6879 family protein produces the protein MSGASLTTGDNGAGAPRQGIPKLFWKILITASAAGGAFLLTVLLNGDDNNIWQWVASIVLGSATLIVQYLVDFGERLEVVEKSQRRHIDDMKQSLANHHAEMRAAVDQSFAKINEATELFSKVDGSVLRSEEVTRLVKAYTQVGDEAPGIVKSFAEEELKRLAELMEDLISGRADSSFENHEWLIDLALCVKKTLYATSTTVDRDFWSSEPAKRYLVAQEKAIKTRGVEVRRLFLVDEPDEVTEALRQICQRQRRHGIDARIGVQSQLDPGGTVMDFIIFDGELCYETRPDHHVRPDMTMLRMKREHVEDRISQFDELWAATEPEPEPEAEPGRAPRRLRRVAE, from the coding sequence ATGAGCGGAGCGTCGTTAACGACAGGGGACAACGGGGCGGGAGCGCCGCGGCAGGGCATACCCAAGCTGTTCTGGAAGATCCTCATCACAGCGTCGGCGGCGGGCGGCGCCTTCCTGCTGACCGTCCTGCTGAACGGGGACGACAACAACATCTGGCAGTGGGTGGCGTCCATCGTCCTCGGCAGCGCCACACTGATCGTCCAGTACCTCGTGGACTTCGGCGAGCGCCTCGAGGTGGTCGAGAAGAGCCAGCGCCGGCACATCGACGACATGAAGCAGAGCCTGGCCAACCACCACGCGGAGATGCGGGCGGCCGTCGACCAGAGCTTCGCCAAGATCAACGAGGCGACGGAGCTGTTCAGCAAGGTCGACGGCTCCGTGCTGCGCTCCGAGGAGGTGACCCGGCTGGTCAAGGCGTACACGCAGGTCGGCGACGAGGCGCCGGGGATCGTCAAGAGCTTCGCGGAGGAGGAGCTGAAGCGTCTGGCCGAGCTCATGGAAGATCTCATCAGCGGCCGCGCGGACTCCTCTTTCGAGAACCACGAATGGCTGATCGACCTCGCCCTGTGCGTCAAGAAGACGCTCTACGCCACCAGCACGACAGTCGACCGGGATTTCTGGTCCAGTGAACCCGCGAAGCGCTATCTGGTGGCACAGGAGAAGGCCATCAAAACCCGCGGCGTGGAGGTCCGGCGGCTGTTTCTCGTGGACGAGCCGGACGAGGTCACCGAGGCCCTGAGGCAGATCTGCCAGCGTCAGCGCAGGCACGGCATCGACGCGCGGATCGGCGTGCAGTCACAGCTCGATCCGGGCGGCACGGTGATGGACTTCATCATCTTCGACGGCGAACTGTGCTACGAAACGCGACCCGATCACCATGTCAGGCCCGACATGACGATGCTGAGGATGAAGCGGGAGCACGTCGAGGACCGCATCAGCCAGTTCGACGAGCTGTGGGCGGCGACGGAGCCGGAACCGGAGCCCGAGGCGGAACCGGGCCGTGCGCCGCGCCGACTGCGCCGGGTCGCCGAGTGA
- a CDS encoding SCO2521 family protein, whose amino-acid sequence MTRPFGQPAPPALACGEVRTCLLPSFQALDGRAAAGLLRLRADEHVRVSERPNLYALSPETLTGVDCRLPTANGTKVRAVGTVAARAALTEGRLLQATAYFSAPPAGPDTRRPWGHYLVRPGVVEPFGRLPEQSTAQGVLQGAGRGELDLGAIAEALLARLLRHPLLDRKVPFKSRRTHLRWVARRVPEGERAELTRFTLAEDGLRTVELRLPENTPVAAAAGLCEDLALHDWLLTTVVHMLETSRLAAADGPAAVQALRPAVDHLLHLWMPHARVDRSLVHLWEALEREPGFTRQWQNLVQRIRDQLAVQAIPLPHQALSTN is encoded by the coding sequence ATGACGAGGCCCTTCGGACAGCCCGCGCCCCCGGCCCTGGCCTGCGGCGAGGTGCGCACCTGTCTGCTGCCGTCCTTCCAGGCACTGGACGGCCGGGCCGCCGCCGGGCTGCTCAGACTGCGCGCCGACGAACACGTCCGGGTCTCCGAGCGGCCCAACCTGTACGCCCTTTCCCCCGAGACGCTGACCGGAGTGGACTGCCGGCTGCCCACCGCCAACGGCACCAAGGTCCGTGCCGTCGGCACCGTGGCCGCCCGCGCGGCACTCACCGAGGGCCGGCTGCTGCAGGCCACCGCCTACTTCAGCGCCCCGCCCGCGGGCCCCGACACACGCCGCCCGTGGGGGCACTACCTGGTGCGGCCCGGAGTCGTCGAGCCGTTCGGCAGGCTGCCCGAACAGTCCACCGCGCAGGGCGTGCTGCAGGGCGCGGGCCGCGGGGAGCTGGACCTCGGGGCGATCGCCGAGGCGCTGCTGGCGCGGCTGCTGCGCCACCCGCTGCTCGACCGCAAGGTCCCCTTCAAGTCCCGGCGCACGCACCTGCGTTGGGTCGCCCGCCGGGTCCCGGAGGGGGAGCGGGCGGAACTGACCCGGTTCACGCTGGCCGAGGACGGCCTGCGGACCGTGGAACTGAGGCTGCCGGAGAACACACCGGTGGCCGCGGCCGCCGGGCTGTGCGAGGACCTCGCGCTGCACGACTGGCTTTTGACGACCGTGGTGCACATGCTGGAGACCAGCCGGCTCGCCGCGGCGGACGGGCCCGCGGCGGTCCAGGCCCTGCGCCCGGCCGTCGACCATCTGCTGCACCTGTGGATGCCGCACGCGCGGGTGGACCGCTCGCTGGTCCACCTGTGGGAAGCACTGGAGCGGGAACCGGGCTTCACCCGCCAGTGGCAGAACCTGGTCCAGCGCATCCGGGACCAACTGGCCGTCCAGGCGATCCCGTTGCCCCACCAGGCACTGAGCACGAACTGA
- a CDS encoding SCO2522 family protein: MTEAVFRETTAQPRTRSVQLSHLSLELGHLYMEDFEAGPERLREHFAEVRLWVEAVRASVARRTGDKRPRISTCFLIDDYFTRFSTPAELVPLVLKEAEKAGLGIDYLARESGCAVADRIDIAESVAHRLVESPPPGSNGSRPPVGQTGWLANGRRTPTTERAALGEVRSWQPPEETAARNHSVFMDVELWSEQDGRRLWSCPFLAAVWQLARLGLLRHLGEPVLVPRPWDGAEFPHDWDRLPALLQLNPRAAAFSAYRTCTLLPNRFLAVEDAVRLILDQTQVDAEALRQVTERSKAEKVEVPDAVAQRATYIFYEDPAAGPSSGGR, from the coding sequence GTGACCGAGGCCGTCTTCCGGGAGACCACGGCGCAGCCCCGCACCCGGTCCGTGCAACTGTCCCACCTCTCCCTGGAGTTGGGGCATCTCTACATGGAGGACTTCGAGGCGGGCCCGGAGCGGCTGCGCGAGCACTTCGCCGAGGTGCGGCTGTGGGTGGAGGCCGTCCGCGCCTCCGTCGCCCGCCGCACCGGCGACAAGCGGCCCCGCATCAGCACCTGCTTCCTCATCGACGACTACTTCACCCGCTTCTCGACACCCGCCGAACTCGTCCCGCTGGTGCTGAAGGAGGCCGAGAAGGCGGGCCTGGGCATCGACTACCTGGCCCGTGAGTCGGGCTGCGCGGTGGCCGACCGGATCGACATCGCCGAATCCGTAGCCCACCGACTGGTCGAGTCGCCGCCGCCGGGCAGCAACGGCTCGCGCCCGCCCGTGGGCCAGACCGGCTGGCTCGCCAACGGCCGGCGCACCCCCACCACCGAGCGCGCCGCCCTGGGCGAGGTCAGGAGCTGGCAGCCGCCGGAGGAGACCGCGGCCCGCAACCACTCCGTGTTCATGGACGTCGAGCTGTGGTCCGAGCAGGACGGCCGGCGGCTGTGGTCCTGCCCGTTCCTGGCCGCCGTCTGGCAGCTGGCCCGGCTCGGACTGTTACGCCACCTCGGCGAGCCGGTGCTCGTCCCGCGCCCCTGGGACGGCGCGGAGTTCCCGCACGACTGGGACCGGCTGCCGGCCCTGCTCCAGCTCAACCCGCGGGCCGCGGCCTTCAGCGCCTACCGCACCTGCACCCTGCTGCCCAACCGCTTCCTGGCCGTCGAGGACGCCGTACGGCTCATCCTCGACCAGACCCAGGTCGACGCCGAGGCCCTGCGCCAGGTCACCGAACGCTCCAAGGCCGAAAAGGTCGAGGTACCGGACGCGGTCGCCCAGCGGGCCACGTACATCTTCTACGAGGACCCGGCGGCCGGCCCGTCCTCCGGTGGGCGCTGA
- a CDS encoding SCO2523 family variant P-loop protein: MLIFAASDKGGTGRSVTSANLAYHRALAGDDVCYLDFDFGSPTASAVFDVADARLAIEGGGLHSYLDGQVVEPERIDVWAVTEHQVLRDPPPGCGRLVLMPGDVGGGEFATTGDHVRLCADLLMKLSYEFDLVFVDLSAGRSYAVDMVLEATARPEMSHVTARWLVFHRWTRQHVAAAASLVLGERGIVAAGVDRGHDEEALRGAIRFVRAAVPDPESPLWSQVSPTQSAWLRKADADLKQLASAHGIGYSQVLGSIPLEPVLQWREQLITDEDVLDSQIANMETWQALSRLAARITDDKHWEQV, translated from the coding sequence GTGCTGATCTTCGCCGCCTCCGACAAGGGGGGCACGGGCCGCTCCGTCACCAGCGCCAACCTCGCCTACCACCGGGCACTGGCCGGGGACGACGTCTGCTACCTGGACTTCGACTTCGGCTCGCCCACCGCCTCGGCCGTCTTCGACGTCGCCGACGCCCGCCTCGCCATCGAGGGCGGCGGCCTGCACTCCTACCTCGACGGCCAGGTCGTCGAGCCCGAGCGCATAGACGTCTGGGCCGTCACCGAGCACCAGGTGCTGCGCGACCCGCCGCCCGGCTGCGGACGCCTCGTTCTGATGCCCGGCGACGTCGGCGGCGGCGAGTTCGCCACCACCGGCGACCACGTGCGGCTCTGCGCCGACCTGCTGATGAAACTGTCCTACGAGTTCGACCTGGTCTTCGTGGACCTGAGCGCCGGCCGCTCGTACGCCGTCGACATGGTCCTGGAGGCCACCGCACGGCCGGAGATGAGCCACGTCACCGCCCGTTGGCTGGTGTTCCACCGCTGGACCCGCCAGCATGTGGCCGCCGCCGCGAGCCTGGTCCTGGGCGAGCGCGGCATCGTCGCCGCGGGGGTCGACCGCGGCCACGACGAGGAGGCGCTGCGCGGCGCCATCCGCTTCGTACGGGCCGCCGTACCCGACCCCGAGTCGCCGCTGTGGTCCCAGGTCTCGCCGACCCAGTCGGCGTGGCTGCGCAAGGCCGACGCCGACCTCAAGCAGCTCGCCTCCGCCCACGGCATCGGCTACAGCCAGGTCCTCGGCTCCATCCCCCTCGAACCGGTCCTGCAGTGGCGCGAGCAGCTCATCACCGACGAGGACGTGCTCGACAGCCAGATCGCCAACATGGAGACGTGGCAGGCGCTCAGCCGGCTGGCCGCCCGGATCACCGACGACAAGCACTGGGAGCAGGTGTGA
- a CDS encoding SCO2524 family protein produces the protein MQIKPRQHLLDIWQAIGRHSFEQGQWAWGEWGGKSSVADAERLLCLLYPATEIPEFRLDDPDTTQADVHQALKRGGGRLDLPANLVRAASEFMRTHTGEDKRPTFAGGYYFGSGDKSQELTEEQRRLDVVDSFSMSITLCLATLGFLKIYETRTRRTDIQETIAELRAATGNRLTAAMVGLLRSFTVNAFDTDSDQGRNLTELLGQGRLSQRQVLTMYQSRFRALRAAIVESLSLGIDVEEGLKDENQYFECGWAWSIVKDAPEVETDEAIGPQPKGVARAVPYLYFTVVALDGIQDLFSERTLTLGLLNAEQQKLAEALRLRWELTQQYWSGIARFDPDRWPLEDIPWRTTGQELESEYFSLSVAAILVHDLMRRRATDDDLARTVTVMERLAERGRITSRMTRDDPKVFELHNAGVKLPLQGGEQLGAPMTWSLHDFSAQLLKRTIQLRTLSRNLASHDRLLSLAEDAFGHMWRRRIREGEGTGLWDNVHAAYPGAEIVTRHVPVSWNITERVAEVMVQVHEMYRQPPVRSSELTELAGALLSEAAHLLGNEQMEAAPSDDGRHGMQLRNIEVKLRRARDLLDQRPGTAYALALDVLGQLDALTRAREAAAQGR, from the coding sequence ATGCAGATCAAGCCACGCCAGCATCTGCTGGACATCTGGCAGGCCATCGGCCGCCACTCCTTCGAACAAGGGCAGTGGGCCTGGGGCGAGTGGGGCGGGAAGAGCAGCGTCGCCGACGCCGAGCGGCTGCTCTGCCTGCTGTACCCGGCCACGGAGATCCCCGAGTTCCGGCTGGACGACCCCGACACCACGCAGGCGGACGTCCACCAGGCGCTGAAACGGGGCGGCGGCCGGCTCGACCTTCCGGCCAACCTGGTCAGGGCCGCCTCCGAGTTCATGCGCACGCACACCGGCGAGGACAAGAGACCCACCTTCGCGGGGGGTTACTACTTCGGCTCCGGGGACAAGTCCCAGGAACTCACCGAGGAACAGCGCCGGCTCGACGTCGTCGACTCGTTCTCCATGTCCATCACCCTCTGCCTGGCCACCCTCGGCTTCCTGAAGATCTACGAGACCAGGACCAGACGCACCGACATCCAGGAGACGATCGCCGAGCTGCGCGCGGCCACCGGCAACCGGCTCACCGCCGCCATGGTGGGCCTGCTGCGCTCCTTCACCGTCAACGCCTTCGACACCGACTCCGACCAGGGCCGCAACCTCACCGAACTCCTCGGCCAGGGACGGCTGTCGCAGCGCCAGGTGCTGACCATGTACCAGAGCCGCTTCCGCGCCCTGCGCGCCGCGATCGTCGAGAGCCTGTCCCTCGGCATCGACGTCGAGGAAGGCCTCAAGGACGAGAACCAGTACTTCGAGTGCGGCTGGGCGTGGAGCATCGTCAAGGACGCACCCGAGGTCGAGACCGACGAGGCCATCGGGCCGCAGCCCAAGGGCGTCGCCCGCGCGGTGCCGTACCTGTACTTCACCGTGGTCGCCCTCGACGGCATCCAGGACCTGTTCTCCGAGCGCACCCTCACCCTGGGCCTGCTCAACGCCGAACAGCAGAAGCTCGCCGAGGCGCTCCGGCTGCGCTGGGAGCTGACCCAGCAGTACTGGTCCGGCATCGCCCGCTTCGACCCCGACCGCTGGCCCCTGGAGGACATCCCCTGGCGTACGACGGGACAGGAGCTGGAGTCCGAGTACTTCTCCCTCTCCGTGGCCGCCATCCTCGTCCACGACCTGATGCGGCGCCGGGCCACCGACGACGACCTCGCCCGCACCGTCACCGTCATGGAGCGCCTCGCCGAACGCGGCCGCATCACCAGCCGGATGACGCGCGACGACCCCAAGGTCTTCGAACTGCACAACGCGGGCGTCAAACTGCCCCTCCAGGGCGGCGAACAGCTCGGCGCGCCCATGACCTGGTCGCTGCACGACTTCTCGGCGCAGCTGCTGAAGCGGACCATCCAGCTGCGCACCCTGTCGCGCAACCTCGCCTCGCACGACCGGCTGCTCAGCCTCGCCGAGGACGCCTTCGGCCACATGTGGCGGCGCCGCATCCGGGAGGGCGAGGGCACCGGCCTGTGGGACAACGTCCACGCCGCCTACCCCGGCGCGGAGATCGTCACCCGCCATGTACCGGTGTCGTGGAACATCACCGAGCGGGTCGCCGAGGTGATGGTCCAGGTCCACGAGATGTACCGGCAACCCCCTGTGCGCAGCTCCGAACTGACCGAACTGGCCGGGGCGTTGCTCAGCGAGGCCGCCCACCTCCTGGGCAACGAACAGATGGAGGCCGCCCCTTCCGACGACGGACGGCACGGGATGCAACTGCGGAACATCGAGGTCAAGTTGCGCCGCGCCCGCGACCTGCTCGACCAACGCCCCGGCACCGCCTACGCGTTGGCGCTCGACGTGCTGGGCCAGCTCGACGCGCTCACCCGGGCCCGCGAGGCCGCGGCCCAGGGACGGTGA
- a CDS encoding SCO2525 family SAM-dependent methyltransferase translates to MTLRSSGDVRVHNADAPWDSFDPIAYVDHNYRDLQAEDAEILNILREHFGGHFRKQGLGPVYGIDVGAGANLYPAFSMMPWADEVTLFEHSPGNVRYLKSQIDSYDDAWDPFWGALCEHEAYAALDFDPRERFRKVAEVEQGSIFGLERFGARWSVGTMFFVAESMTADPREFTLGVERFMGALAPGAPFAAAFMEHSKGYHVGEHFFPACDVGETEVRESLEPFAGPFEVQRLKAEPGVRDGYSGMILAHGWRKNTDSEIPAV, encoded by the coding sequence ATGACCTTGAGATCGTCGGGGGATGTCCGGGTGCATAATGCCGACGCGCCCTGGGATTCATTCGACCCGATCGCCTACGTTGATCACAACTACCGCGACTTACAGGCAGAGGACGCGGAGATCCTGAATATTCTTCGGGAACATTTCGGTGGTCATTTCCGGAAGCAGGGCCTCGGCCCGGTATACGGCATCGACGTGGGCGCCGGCGCCAATCTCTATCCCGCGTTCTCCATGATGCCCTGGGCCGACGAGGTCACCCTCTTCGAGCACTCGCCGGGGAACGTGCGCTACCTCAAGAGTCAGATCGACTCCTACGACGACGCCTGGGACCCGTTCTGGGGCGCCCTGTGCGAGCACGAGGCGTACGCCGCCCTCGACTTCGACCCCCGCGAGCGCTTCCGCAAGGTGGCCGAGGTCGAGCAGGGCAGCATCTTCGGGCTGGAGCGCTTCGGCGCCCGCTGGTCGGTCGGGACCATGTTCTTCGTCGCCGAGTCGATGACCGCGGACCCCCGGGAGTTCACCCTGGGTGTCGAGCGCTTCATGGGCGCCCTCGCCCCCGGCGCCCCCTTCGCCGCCGCCTTCATGGAGCACTCGAAGGGCTACCACGTCGGCGAGCATTTCTTCCCGGCCTGCGACGTCGGGGAAACCGAGGTCCGCGAGAGCCTCGAACCATTCGCCGGGCCCTTCGAGGTGCAGCGGTTGAAGGCCGAGCCAGGTGTGCGCGACGGATATTCGGGAATGATCCTGGCCCACGGCTGGCGAAAGAATACGGACTCGGAAATTCCGGCCGTCTGA
- a CDS encoding GNAT family N-acetyltransferase, giving the protein MTALPEKRFPSTASSADRPLTLRGVVEADLPELHRLDKEAFPEEPYHYFELRQAYDVHADRILVLDDGESLHGYVLFVTTSDGYVNWIKSLAITHDQRGRGLGRRLMLEVLRRLRAEGVHQVRLTVEPTNAAAITLYRSLGFDFEGGVHKHYFGPGEDRLIMTLGL; this is encoded by the coding sequence ATGACGGCTCTTCCAGAGAAACGTTTTCCTTCCACAGCGAGCAGCGCGGATCGGCCCCTGACGCTCAGAGGCGTCGTCGAGGCCGACCTTCCCGAGCTCCACCGCCTCGACAAGGAAGCCTTCCCCGAAGAGCCGTACCACTACTTCGAACTGCGCCAGGCCTACGACGTCCACGCCGACCGCATCCTCGTCCTCGACGACGGCGAGAGCCTGCACGGCTACGTCCTGTTCGTCACCACCTCCGACGGCTACGTGAACTGGATCAAGAGCCTCGCCATCACCCACGACCAGCGCGGGCGCGGACTGGGGCGCCGTCTGATGCTGGAGGTGCTGCGCCGGTTGCGCGCGGAGGGCGTCCACCAGGTGCGGCTGACCGTGGAACCGACGAACGCGGCCGCGATCACGCTGTACCGCTCCCTCGGCTTCGACTTCGAAGGCGGCGTCCACAAGCACTACTTCGGACCCGGGGAGGACCGGCTGATCATGACGCTGGGACTGTGA